The sequence CTTTGGTTTGATCAACAGATGCATTGGTATCTTCCATCCGAATCAAATCATTCTTCATGGACAGCTTCACATAGAACACATCAATAGATAAAACATATGTCACACTACagaggataaaaaaaataatgaaatccaaagaaagaagatatttcATCTAAAGATGCAGCTAATTTACTTACATTGGAGACGTCCTGCTTGTGTTCTATCTTCCTCTCCAGATTCACATCTGGTCCATGATAACAGAAACAATACACATTAACAACGTCCACTTAGAAAAGCGAAGAACGAATTCAATAAGTGACTGCTAGCAACAACCTGGCTAAGGACTTGAACATTCCAACAACTTTTATGTACTCTTAGTTCTgaatcactaaaaaaaaaaaaaaaaaaacaaacaaagggcAAATCTAAACgctaaaaaaaatctacaattcCTAAATCAAACTTCTCTAAGTACCTTAGAAACTGCGAatgagattaagaaaaaaaaaaaaaccttttgcATCGAATAAAGCAACAAACCCCTTACCTCTTTCTGGAAGCTGCTTCTGCTGCTCCGGAGACTGTGCAGGCGTCTCAACTGAGCCAAGGCGTTTCCGGAAAACCGAAGCGAAGAGCCTATGAGCACTATAAGTAATAAGCCTCTGGGCCGGATCCACCAATTTCGACAACCAGCCGCCGCCTCTGACATCTCCGCCACCAAGTCCAGAGTTCCTCACGGAAGTCGGTGGTCGATCATAGGGAGTTTTCTGAGACCTTCGAGCCGTCGGCTTCCGGGCCTTTCCACCGGTTCCAAATCCGCCGCCGTAAGGGTTGCTGCTTTCACCGCGTGCCGCGCTCGCCATTAAGCCACCCACGAAAAACTGACAAACGAATCTAGGGTTACAACGAACCTTTCCGCCTAAGGAAAAATcggaaaaacaaaacttattgaGAAAAGAGGGATTTGAAAAAATTCggtgaaattagggtttttttctaatttgtggCACCAAAATCGAGACGAAAGAGCGAACtcgaagaaattaaaaaaacaaaacaaatgttttagggtaccaaaaaataaaattttaaaaaacaaaaaaaaacgagaggAGCGTAAAGCAACGCACCTTAAAAAGGGTATATTCGTCTTTCCATTAAAGAAAACACTAGCGATAGCGACCGTCACATAAAATAAGGACACAAATCATTCTCATCCGTGAGATGGAACTCATCTGATGGTTAAGATTTAGCGTTTGACAATACTCCAGTCACACTAAAAAATATCTCCGACTGAAACGGTGAGACTTAGTGGGCTGGGCTTTATTGGACAATTAGGCCCCACAACCACTCACTCGCggatgaaaattaaaaattaaaaaaaaaaaaaaaaacaaataaacaaatggcagcaaaaaaaagttacagaCAAAAACTGTGTGTATATGCATAGAAAGTACACAGTACAAGAAAACAGATTTACCTAAACCAGTCTAACTGACAATGTCTCATCAATCAAAAATGTTGAGAAGAAAACACACAATCAATGATCATCtcattcattaaaaataatagacGAAGAagctattgttgttgttgtaatatcTGAAAACTAATGTTTCAGAGATATGCTAATGCTGTTCTCTAAACCCATCTTCACTGGTCCTCCCATTATGCTTCCTTTCTGCATCATTGCCACAAACTCGTTGTAGTCTATTCTGCCGTCCTGCACCAACGAcgattcaatgtttttttaagaTGTCTTATCAATGTGACTCTACTGTAAGGAAtgatataatgcaattttcagAAAGAGATGAGAAGGTGTGGGAAAAGGAGCTTTTACCTTGTCTTGATCAACATCACGCATCATTTCTTCTATGCGGGCATCTTCAACACCAAACTCCTCGCAGGCTTGTTGAAGCTCGTCCGGGGTGATAAAGCCGCTCTCGTCCTTGTCAAAGTAGGAGAAGGCAGCGAACAAATggtcctctctctctattttatttAGATGCAATGTGGCCGCTATGAACTCTTTGTAGTCTATTGTTCCGCTATTGTCCACATCAGCCTGAAATATAGACGAAACAGAACATACACGATTATTGCAAAAATCGGAGATAGAGATAAGGAACTTCTACCACCAGACCAGTTGAATCATGGAAGTTTGGAATTCAAAGTCAAGGAAAAGAGCTAAAGTTTGGATTGAGACTTACAGCTTGCATTAGATCAAGAATTTCTGACTCTTTGAGATTGGCACCAACTCGTTTTAGTCCTGCTTTCAGTTCTTCGAAAGTTATCTGACCACTATTGTCAGCGTCAATCATCTTAAACATTTCTTTCAAACCAGCTATTTCTTCTTCAGATAAGCTCTCGGCTATGACCTGCAACAAGTTTAAGAAAGAGGCAAAACTTATTCTATCTTCTgtgtttaatttctttctttgggATCTTGTTTCGAATTAGAAAGACAAACTTACTCTTAGAGCCATTTTCTTGAACTTGTTCATTGCAGAAAATTGCTTCATACGGCTAAGAACAGCAGAGTCCAAAGGTTTATCTGGAGCCACACCGTCAATTTGTACCCATGGATGACCTGTTCAGAAACAAAACTCCTTGCGATGAAGCAGAACGGTAAAGttcaaatacaaaaatgtaTTTGGAAAATCACCTAGCATGTGTTTGTGGGACAATAGACCAGGAAATGAAGTTCACAGTTGAGAATGGTTTAAAACTTACATAATACTTGATGCGCGGTTAGTCTTCGCTTGGGGTCGCGAACAAGCATTTTCCTGACCAAGTCTTTTGCGCTTTCAGAGATGCTTGGCCATGGATCAGATGAAAAGTCAAGATCACCATGAAGGACCTGCTCGAAAATACCTTGTTCGGTTTCTGTATAGTTCATGGAAACAACATTCGCTTCAGAGCCTAAAAAGAACAATCAGATGCATTTATCTACAATGGGTTCTCTCTTACCTGCCCAAAAAGGAGGAACTCCGCTTaacaaaatgtaaacaatcacaCCAGCACTCCACACATCTGATTCAGGGCCATAACGCTTTCTAAGAACCTCTGGAGCTACGTAATACGGACTACCAACAACATCTGTAAAAACCTCATCTGGAAAATTGGAAAAACAGAGAACTCAAAAATCAAAGCTGTTGTAAACTGAAAGATCAAAGACAAAAGCAACCATATAAATGCAAACCTGGCTTAAAGAACATTGAGAGTCCAAAGTCAATCGTTTTCAAGAGAGAGTCTTCCTCTTTACTAACAAATAGAAAATTCTCAGGCTTGAGGTCTCGATGCATGACACCAAGAGAGTGACAAGCCTCTAAAACCCCAACAATGGTTCTGGCAAGCTCAGCAGCTTTCCTCTCTGTGTAATGTCCACGTTGAATAATCCTATCAAAAAGCTCGCCACCAGAACACAACTCCATCACAAGATGTACCGCCACAACATCCTCATAAGCTCCTTTAATGGAAATAACATTTGGATGACCAGCCAAGTGATGCATTATCTGAATCTCTCTTCTCACATCTTCAACGTCCTCATCAGTTAAAAGCTTCCTCTTGGAAATCGACTTGCAAGCATACTCGTTCCCGGTACCTTTCTCAAGGCATAAAAACGTCGTCCCAAATTGCCCTTGTCCAAGTTTCCTTCCTAATGAATAGAACTCTTTAAAGTTTTCAGTTTTCCTCTGTAACACTGACTCAGTTCTAAGCCCTGCACTGGACACTCTCCTCATATGTTTAGGATTCTTAGGTTCAGGTTTCGTCTCCGGCTTGGACTCAGACTTTGTTTCTGGTATTGTCGCCTCCGGCTTGGACTCAGACTTTGTTTCTGGTACTGTCGCCTCCGTCTTGGATTCAAACTTTGTTTCTGGTACTGTCGCCTCCGTCTTGGATTCAGACTTTGTTTCTGGTTTTGTCGCCTCCGGCTTGGATTCAGACTTTGTTTCTGGTTTTGTTGTCCTCGGCTGCACAAGAACTTCCTGCTTGGTTTCTTCAGGAAAAGCTTTCTGTTTGCTTTCATCAGGAAGAACTTTTTGCTTGGTCTCTTCAGGTTTGATCTCTGGACCAGGTTTTGATATGGTTTCAGGATTGGTCCTTGGGTTTGGCATTGTGATAGGCTCAGGGGGCTTATTCTGGACTTGATCAGGTGCTGGTTCTGAAGCTGCTTGTTTGGCAACTTCTGTTTTaccatgagaagaagaagaagcttgctCAGCTCCAAGCCGTGGTCGCCACATTGCAGCCGAGACAGTTTGCAAGAAACCATTGCCAGAAATGTTTGGTCCAACGCAAACATTACCCATCAAAATATCTCTCTACTTTATATAATCCAAACACTACACTACAGAATCGCATTCAAGCTCTCCACATCAAGATCTGATCAAAAGAGACAAATTTGATCTGATCTGATCTCATTCCTAATGATCATAGACACTATAACTGAAAGTCAAATCTCTTATAATCTAAGACTCGCGATCATGCAGTGATTTTAAAACACCGAATACAGATTGcacaagcaacaaaaaaaaaaaaccctactcAAGGTCTTCCTCAACAACAACCAATAGGCCAGACGATACTACACAAGACAAAAATCGGGTTTTCAATAGGGAGatggaaaaatcaaaaattcaaaggaAGCCAGCGATGCAATGAAACGAATCCAGACAAGGGAAATtatctgaaaacaaagagatcGATCTAGGATGGAAAAGAAATGGAGAATGATTTTTTGGTTCGGTCGGAAAATAAGCGGGGGAAATCGAGGGATGGCTTATTAGCACTACATTTGCATAAAACCTTAGGGAGGTGTAATCTTGTTTGATAAGTCAATTGTggagaaagatgaagatgatgaatgagATGATTAATCGAGTTTGAAAAACGCGTCTGGGTTTAATCATCAGCGAATTTTGCGTTCCCCTTGTCTTAAttaatgtgtatttttttttttttttcccaattccAGCATCAGCAGTCAGCACTCAGCAGGCGATATAAATAATCAGAGTAATTTTACTTCGTCAATCTCTCAAGTAATTTAGAACATTGTTAAAACCTATGGGTCAACGATTGTAGCGACAAATTTGATTTTCCAATCATCATCAGCTTTAGCTTCCTTCGTCTTTGACCCATATATAACCATGGTCTCTCAAATAAGGAAGACAGGTTATGGATGATCTGCGATAACTAACCCGATATCGCTTTGTAGCCTTCCTTTTCCAGTAGTTTGGCCAATGTGTTGTCTCCGGTTTTAATGATTCTTCCGTTCTCCTGAAACCCCAGCAACATACATCaaccaccaaaacaaaaaaaaattgaagtgaCTCGGATTTTGGTCATAAAAACCGAGCCAATATGATCTTTGTGAACCTAGTAAAGAAGGCTGGTTTGGCAACAATACTCACCATGATGTGTATTTGAGTTGGTTTGATGTAGTCAAGTAGGCGTTGATAGTGGGTTATCATCAGAACAGAGTTTTTTGGTGTCAAAAGTCCATTCACCGCCTTTGCCACATCCTGAAGTGCATCAACATCCAACCCTGAATCAATCTCGTCCAGTATAGCCAACTCGGCTCCAAGGACCTGCAAGGACAGGAAGAACGTTACCAACTGTTGCATTAGTGTACTTCAAAGAGGAAAGCAAACAAATCAACTATGTTCATGTTTatcaataaaccaaaaattccCACTCCTCGGGAGCCAGAACTCAAGATGACACAAGAAAGTGCCTCAGGTTTCGAGCCTTAAAGTAACAATACCATGACATTCTTAGGCCACAgcaaaaaaagtatataagcTCCAAATAAGGTAAAGTCTCCATTGATTGCAGTTGCAGATATTTTAAGAACAAGGAAATGTAAGGAGATATGAAGAGATATAACCGTTTCCTTTCAGCTAAAACTGCAGTCAAATAGTTTTTATAGAATACTAACTGCTAGCGTAATTTCCACGTTGGTTTATGAAAATACATGTACCTGCTTAAGCAATTCTACCCAAAAATCTTGAAATTTCTAATTATTAGCCTTGCCGTTTTAACATGATACATGAGTACGGAAGAAGGATGTGGTCACAACTGAAAAACAAGGGAAAAATGAAAGCAATACCGCTAACTGTAGAATCTCGTTTCGTTTCCTTTCACCGCCACTAAATCCTTCATTGACATTTCTGTTGAGAAAATCGGTCTTCATGTTCACAACTTCAAGTTTTGACACTAAGTGGCTGTAGAACTGCATGAACCATGTGAAATCAGTAAGAACTAAGACAGAAGATAGGCAAATAGACAGTTTCTGCAAGGGGGGGACCAATCGGAACAGTGGCAAACAACAAGAAGTAAAAAAGAATGCAAACTAAATCAAAATCCTCTAATTAGGCAAAGCACCTGGATTGGATCAAGCTCAGGCTGACCGAGCTTTCTTTTACGAGCATTGAACGCCATATTCAAGAAATCCATATTGCTAACACCAGGAATCTCAACTGGAGACTGGAAACTCATAAAGAGACCAGCAAGAGATCTTTCCTCTGGTTCCATATCAAGTAGATTCTGCCCTTTAAACACAATACTCCCTCCCGTCACTTCATAATCAGGATGGCCAACAAGAACCTACAACAAATAAGGCTTAATGAGAAAACAAACACGACTATACACCACAAAGAACTACCTGAGATACAAGATAACAGATAAAATCATNNNNNNNNNNNNNNNNNNNNNNNNNNNNNNNNNNNNNNNNNNNNNNNNNNNNNNNNNNNNNNNNNNNNNNNNNNNNNNNNNNNNNNNNNNNNNNNNGAAGCCATAGATTACAATCAGCAGAATCAGATATTTCTAACATAGGACAATTCAAAAACATCGAATTTTCACAATTTTAATGTATTCTTGACTCATTATGTCAAACTCAAACAATTCTCATATGATGAGACAACACTGGTGAGATACCATGGGAAAGCTTAAGCTTACTGGGTGATTAAAATTTAAGTCAACCTAGAAAAATTGATACGCACCTCTCCTTCATAGACAACCAAATTGACACCTTTGAGTATCTCCTGCCTCGATTCAGCAATCCCAGCTCTCAAATCCCTACCCTCAAGCAACGGGATCCTACCTCCGTCATCGCGATCTTCCACCAACGAATCCGAATCAACGGCTGAGGATACCGAAGACGCAGCAGTTATAGTTACTGAACGGCGAGTGGTTCTCAGAGTTGGAGCAGCGGCGGCGGAATTAGCTCGGAGATTACAGAAGAGAACCCGAGAGGGTGAAGTTCCAAGCCGAATTCGCTgagtaggaggaggaggtgatGAAACAGTTGGAACGAATTGAGCAATAGAGTAAGCGTGACGGAGCTGTAGATTAACGCCGGCCATGGAGACAAAAATTTGCGgcggaagaagacgaagacggtGGAGGTTAAGTTATCCGGTGAGTGTTGTGGTTAGGTCCAGGGAATCTTAATTTCACGTGTTGAATGCCACgttgtatatctatatatataggcgCTATTaactaaaaaggaaataaataaataaataaaacgacGTCACTTTGTGTTGATACGGCATCTTCTTCAAACCTTAAAAAGCTTCTTTCCTTGAAGTAGAAGAAACCACATTACATATGATATGAGAGAGACCTTGGGATGAAGAAACAGACAAAGTCAATACCCTAAAGCAATCCTAAACCCAAACCTTCCCATTGCTTCTAACTGTATCTTATATACAACATTCAAACACATGTTTCTATGTTTCATATTTAGTTCTGTTTATTACTTAAaaagtttcagtatttttttcctgacatatatagtaaaaatggCTGCGATGTTCAAGAGACCAAGGCCTGCCGGTGGTCGTCACCCGCCACCGCTGGCTCCGACTGTGAGCAGTTTCAAACCGAGAGCTCAATGGACTAACTCCGGATCTTCCATTTTCCTCTACGTCAATCTTCctggtctttttttttctttctcttctttcttgtgttttgtgtcTTTGAGTTCaatatttaaatgatacaatatttatgaatttcttgtttattttgtgGAATGGACAGGCTTTTATAGTGATCAAATAGTAATAAAGAGGGATGAGAGGACGAGGACTGTCCAGATTCAAGGCCAGCGACCGCTCTCTGCTCAGACTAAGGCTCGTTTCAATGAATCTTACCGTGTCCCCGAGACCTGTGACATGACTAAATGGAGCACGTCCTTCTCACATGGACTCTTGACGATCGAGTTTCCAGCGATCGTGGAAGGTGACAAAAAGGAGAAAGCAGTCCAAGATCAGGGGAAAATTGGACAGAGGTCTAATCAGGAGAAAAGTAGTCCTAATGGGAGTACCTTGGGACGAAAGAAACCTTTGAACGAGGAGAAACAAGCGGGGACAAGTCAAGAGAAAGCTACTCCAACGTTGAATGAAGAAAAACCCAAAACGTATAAGTCAGTGGTTGAGAGTAATAGAGAGGTGCCAACGGGCAGTCGAGAGAAGTCTGAACCGAAAGTTCAAGCAGGAGAAGCGATCCCTAACGTAAGGGGCAAGGAGAGTCCGAAAGAAGAGAAGGTGGTTGAGAGAAAGGAGGCTGCTCAAATGGGTCAGCAGAAGATTATACAGAaattgaaggaagaagaggCTAAACGTTCACCAGCCCTTGGTACTAGCACCTTAAAACCCAAGGTACGTGCGAGAGAAGAGGAAGTAAATGAGGGAAAGAAAGATGCTGATATAAGTCAGAATAAGACAGGACAAATggtgaaggagaaagagattaTACGCAAATCACCGGCCGTTGATGCTAGCTTGGGACCTAAGGTACAAGCTAAACTTGTTGAGAAGAAGGGAGAT comes from Camelina sativa cultivar DH55 chromosome 19, Cs, whole genome shotgun sequence and encodes:
- the LOC104764781 gene encoding ABC transporter I family member 6, chloroplastic (The sequence of the model RefSeq protein was modified relative to this genomic sequence to represent the inferred CDS: added 51 bases not found in genome assembly) yields the protein MAGVNLQLRHAYSIAQFVPTVSSPPPPTQRIRLGTSPSRVLFCNLRANSAAAAPTLRTTRRSVTITAASSVSSAVDSDSLVEDRDDGGRIPLLEGRDLRAGIAESRQEILKGVNLVVYEGEVHAVMGKNGSGKSTFSKVLVGHPDYEVTGGSIVFKGQNLLDMEPEERSLAGLFMSFQSPVEIPGVSNMDFLNMAFNARKRKLGQPELDPIQFYSHLVSKLEVVNMKTDFLNRNVNEGFSGGERKRNEILQLAVLGAELAILDEIDSGLDVDALQDVAKAVNGLLTPKNSVLMITHYQRLLDYIKPTQIHIMENGRIIKTGDNTLAKLLEKEGYKAISG
- the LOC104764780 gene encoding calcium-dependent protein kinase 2-like, translating into MGNVCVGPNISGNGFLQTVSAAMWRPRLGAEQASSSSHGKTEVAKQAASEPAPDQVQNKPPEPITMPNPRTNPETISKPGPEIKPEETKQKVLPDESKQKAFPEETKQEVLVQPRTTKPETKSESKPEATKPETKSESKTEATVPETKFESKTEATVPETKSESKPEATIPETKSESKPETKPEPKNPKHMRRVSSAGLRTESVLQRKTENFKEFYSLGRKLGQGQFGTTFLCLEKGTGNEYACKSISKRKLLTDEDVEDVRREIQIMHHLAGHPNVISIKGAYEDVVAVHLVMELCSGGELFDRIIQRGHYTERKAAELARTIVGVLEACHSLGVMHRDLKPENFLFVSKEEDSLLKTIDFGLSMFFKPDEVFTDVVGSPYYVAPEVLRKRYGPESDVWSAGVIVYILLSGVPPFWAETEQGIFEQVLHGDLDFSSDPWPSISESAKDLVRKMLVRDPKRRLTAHQVLCHPWVQIDGVAPDKPLDSAVLSRMKQFSAMNKFKKMALRVIAESLSEEEIAGLKEMFKMIDADNSGQITFEELKAGLKRVGANLKESEILDLMQAADVDNSGTIDYKEFIAATLHLNKIEREDHLFAAFSYFDKDESGFITPDELQQACEEFGVEDARIEEMMRDVDQDKDGRIDYNEFVAMMQKGSIMGGPVKMGLENSISISLKH
- the LOC104764784 gene encoding protein RESTRICTED TEV MOVEMENT 2-like, whose translation is MAAMFKRPRPAGGRHPPPLAPTVSSFKPRAQWTNSGSSIFLYVNLPGFYSDQIVIKRDERTRTVQIQGQRPLSAQTKARFNESYRVPETCDMTKWSTSFSHGLLTIEFPAIVEGDKKEKAVQDQGKIGQRSNQEKSSPNGSTLGRKKPLNEEKQAGTSQEKATPTLNEEKPKTYKSVVESNREVPTGSREKSEPKVQAGEAIPNVRGKESPKEEKVVERKEAAQMGQQKIIQKLKEEEAKRSPALGTSTLKPKVRAREEEVNEGKKDADISQNKTGQMVKEKEIIRKSPAVDASLGPKVQAKLVEKKGDGEIGQKLKEGGKITVGQKEQMKYTKPVVGDEARRTEKETNQPEPRQKTKEGDERTELDVDDGLIDKQDEKNEKVGDIVSEGEIVEQKKIEESGSAKDTGDHKDKAGVVEPETGPLLAKEAQTKTNMDPLPTVGGRGMGEEESRTYDISLVNVGAAALVIMGFGAYVFVPLVKYFS